The following coding sequences are from one Eleginops maclovinus isolate JMC-PN-2008 ecotype Puerto Natales chromosome 13, JC_Emac_rtc_rv5, whole genome shotgun sequence window:
- the LOC134874513 gene encoding triosephosphate isomerase yields MAQRNFFVGGNWKMNGNKESLEELISTLNTASLHDQTEVVCGAPSIYLDFARCMLDLRFGVAAQNCYKVAKGAFTGEISPAMIKDCGAEWVILGHSERRHVFGESDELIGQKVAHAMESDLSVIACIGEKLEEREAGTTEEVVYAQTQVIAENVNDWGKVVLAYEPVWAIGTGKTASPEQAQEVHEKLRAWLRSNVSDDVADSVRIIYGGSVTAGNCRELASQNDVDGFLVGGASLKPEFIEIINARA; encoded by the exons ATGGCGCAGAGAAACTTCTTCGTGGGGGGGAACTGGAAGATGAACGGGAACAAGGAGAGCCTGGAGGAGCTGATCTCCACCCTGAACACCGCCAGCCTGCACGACCAGACCG AGGTGGTGTGTGGAGCCCCCTCCATCTACCTGGATTTCGCTCGCTGCATGCTGGATCTCAGGTTCGGAGTCGCAGCTCAGAACTGTTACAAGGTGGCCAAGGGAGCCTTCACAGGGGAGATCAG TCCGGCCATGATAAAGGACTGCGGGGCAGAATGGGTGATACTTGGACACTCTGAGCGCCGCCATGTTTTTGGGGAAAGTGACGAGCTGATTGGTCAGAAG GTGGCCCACGCTATGGAGAGTGACCTGAGTGTGATCGCCTGCATCGGGGAGAAGCTGGAGGAGCGGGAGGCTGGCACGACAGAAGAAGTTGTCTACGCTCAGACGCAGGTCATTGCAG AGAATGTGAATGATTGGGGGAAAGTGGTGCTGGCGTATGAACCTGTGTGGGCCATCGGCACAGGCAAAACAGCGTCACCTGAACAG gctCAGGAGGTCCATGAGAAGTTGAGGGCGTGGCTCAGATCCAACGTGTCAGACGACGTGGCCGACTCTGTGCGCATCATTTACGGAG GTTCAGTAACGGCTGGTAACTGCAGAGAGCTGGCGTCACAGAACGACGTGGACGGCTTCCTGGTGGGCGGAGcctctctgaaaccagagtttATTGAAATCATCAATGCACGCGCGTAA